The proteins below come from a single Gemmatimonadota bacterium genomic window:
- a CDS encoding succinate dehydrogenase, giving the protein MSTTGVTLKASGFGQTRRRDAWWAQQLVTLGVFSAFVVYSTWAAFQGEFYAWGPYLSPFYSPEIFGSSSHALFGPRPDWWPALLPFSPAFLILWAPAGFRITCYYYRGAYYKAFWADPPSCSVSEPRKKYRGEQSFPLIMQNVHRYFLYLVFIIWIFLVQDAWKAMWFTDSATGETTFGIGVGTLVLTLNVILLGGYQFGCHSLRHLIGGNLDLLSKAPVRHASYNCVSCLNRKHMTWAWLSLVWVGFADIYVRLVAMGVWTDWRIL; this is encoded by the coding sequence ATGTCGACAACCGGTGTTACGCTGAAGGCCAGCGGTTTCGGTCAGACGCGCCGTAGAGACGCCTGGTGGGCGCAGCAGTTGGTGACATTGGGCGTATTCTCCGCCTTCGTCGTCTACTCCACGTGGGCTGCTTTTCAGGGCGAGTTCTACGCCTGGGGCCCCTATCTCTCGCCCTTCTATTCGCCCGAGATCTTCGGCAGTTCGTCCCATGCCCTGTTCGGACCCCGCCCGGACTGGTGGCCGGCCCTGCTCCCCTTTTCGCCCGCCTTTCTGATCCTGTGGGCGCCGGCCGGATTCCGGATCACCTGCTACTACTACCGGGGCGCGTACTACAAGGCCTTCTGGGCCGACCCGCCGTCCTGCAGCGTTTCCGAACCGAGAAAGAAGTACCGGGGAGAGCAGTCCTTTCCACTCATAATGCAGAACGTGCACCGGTATTTTCTCTACCTGGTGTTCATCATCTGGATCTTCCTGGTCCAGGACGCCTGGAAGGCCATGTGGTTCACGGACTCGGCGACCGGTGAAACCACATTCGGCATCGGTGTCGGAACCCTCGTATTGACCTTGAACGTAATCCTGCTGGGCGGCTACCAGTTCGGCTGCCACTCCCTCCGCCACCTGATCGGCGGGAACCTGGACCTGCTCTCGAAAGCGCCCGTGCGGCATGCGAGTTACAACTGCGTTTCGTGCCTGAACAGAAAACACATGACCTGGGCCTGGCTCAGCCTGGTCTGGGTAGGCTTCGCGGATATATACGTACGCCTCGTGGCCATGGGCGTGTGGACGGATTGGAGAATCCTTTAA
- a CDS encoding fumarate reductase/succinate dehydrogenase flavoprotein subunit, with product MAEHQNHEHDVLVIGAGGAGLRAAIEASAAGVSVGLVCKSLLGKAHTVMAEGGVAAALANVDDRDGWSVHFADTMRGGQYLSNWRMAELHAREAPDRVRELEAWGALFDRTADGRILQRNFGGHKYPRLAHVGDRTGLEMIRTLQDYGIHQGMEVYMEHAIVALLKDGDRVVGAFGYDRERGRFRVFRAKAVVLATGGIGRAFKITSNSWEYTGDGHGLAYDAGAALLDMEFVQFHPTGMVWPPSVRGILVTEGVRGEGGILTNSEGNRFMFDDIPDLYKNSTADNPEEGWIYTQGDKEARRPPELLTRDHVARCIVREIREGRGSPHDGVYLDISWIREKLSNAEEHIKRKLPSMYHQFKQLADIDITKEAMEVGPTTHYVMGGVLVDADTQMSSVPGLFAAGECAAGLHGANRLGGNSLSDLLVFGQRAGLYAAEFARENGDGAIDDGQVEAAVGETLAPFDREQSGENPFEIQYELQERMQELVGIVRNEGDMQRALEVIDDLRQRAGKVSVVGNREYNPGWHTALDLKFLLIVSEAVARAALERKESRGAHFREDYEDKDETFGGVNITQHKNDDGEMVINRVPVNPLREDLAAIIEENK from the coding sequence ATGGCGGAACACCAGAATCATGAACACGACGTGCTGGTGATCGGCGCGGGCGGCGCCGGACTCCGCGCGGCGATCGAGGCGTCGGCGGCCGGGGTGTCTGTGGGGCTCGTCTGCAAGTCCCTGCTGGGCAAGGCCCACACGGTCATGGCCGAAGGCGGTGTGGCCGCGGCGCTCGCCAACGTGGACGACCGGGACGGCTGGAGCGTCCACTTCGCCGACACGATGCGGGGCGGCCAGTACCTGAGCAACTGGCGCATGGCCGAGTTGCACGCCCGGGAAGCGCCGGACCGCGTCCGGGAGCTGGAAGCCTGGGGCGCCCTGTTCGATCGGACGGCCGACGGCCGCATCCTCCAGCGCAACTTCGGGGGTCACAAGTATCCGCGCCTTGCCCACGTGGGTGATCGCACCGGTCTCGAGATGATCCGCACCTTGCAGGATTACGGGATCCACCAGGGCATGGAAGTGTACATGGAACACGCCATCGTGGCCCTTTTGAAGGACGGCGACCGGGTCGTCGGCGCCTTCGGATACGACCGGGAGCGCGGGCGCTTCCGCGTGTTTCGCGCGAAGGCGGTCGTCCTGGCCACGGGCGGCATCGGCCGGGCCTTCAAGATCACGAGCAACAGCTGGGAGTACACGGGAGACGGCCACGGACTGGCCTACGACGCCGGGGCCGCGCTGCTGGACATGGAATTCGTGCAGTTCCACCCGACGGGCATGGTCTGGCCGCCGAGCGTGCGGGGCATCCTGGTCACGGAGGGCGTCCGCGGCGAAGGCGGGATCCTGACGAACAGCGAAGGCAACCGGTTCATGTTCGACGACATCCCCGACCTCTACAAGAACTCGACGGCGGATAACCCTGAAGAGGGCTGGATCTATACGCAGGGGGACAAGGAAGCCCGCCGGCCGCCCGAGCTGCTGACGCGAGACCACGTGGCCCGGTGTATCGTGCGGGAAATCCGGGAGGGCCGTGGATCGCCCCACGACGGGGTCTACCTCGACATTTCGTGGATCAGGGAGAAGCTGTCCAACGCCGAAGAGCATATCAAGCGCAAGCTGCCGAGCATGTACCACCAGTTCAAGCAACTGGCCGATATCGACATTACGAAGGAGGCCATGGAAGTGGGTCCCACGACCCACTACGTGATGGGAGGCGTGCTCGTGGACGCCGACACGCAGATGTCGTCCGTGCCCGGTCTCTTTGCGGCCGGAGAATGCGCGGCGGGCCTGCACGGCGCCAACCGGCTAGGCGGCAATTCCCTTTCCGACCTGCTGGTCTTCGGCCAGCGCGCCGGCTTATACGCCGCGGAGTTCGCACGGGAGAACGGCGATGGCGCTATCGACGACGGTCAGGTCGAGGCAGCCGTTGGAGAGACCCTGGCGCCCTTCGACCGCGAGCAAAGCGGCGAGAACCCCTTCGAGATTCAGTACGAGTTGCAGGAACGGATGCAGGAACTCGTCGGCATCGTGCGCAACGAAGGCGATATGCAGCGGGCCCTCGAGGTCATCGACGATCTGCGTCAAAGGGCCGGCAAAGTCTCCGTCGTCGGCAACCGCGAATACAACCCGGGCTGGCACACCGCGCTGGATCTGAAGTTCCTGCTGATCGTATCGGAGGCGGTAGCCCGCGCCGCGCTGGAGAGGAAGGAAAGCCGGGGCGCCCACTTCCGCGAGGACTACGAGGACAAGGACGAGACGTTCGGCGGAGTCAACATTACCCAGCACAAGAACGACGACGGCGAAATGGTGATCAACCGCGTTCCGGTCAACCCGCTCCGGGAGGACCTGGCAGCGATCATCGAGGAGAATAAGTAA